In the genome of Meles meles chromosome 4, mMelMel3.1 paternal haplotype, whole genome shotgun sequence, one region contains:
- the EIF1B gene encoding eukaryotic translation initiation factor 1b: MSTIQNLQSFDPFADATKGDDLLPAGTEDYIHIRIQQRNGRKTLTTVQGIADDYDKKKLVKAFKKKFACNGTVIEHPEYGEVIQLQGDQRKNICQFLLEVGIVKEEQLKVHGF; the protein is encoded by the exons ATGTCCACTATCCAGAACCTCCAATCTTTCG ACCCCTTTGCTGATGCAACTAAGGGTGACGACTTACTCCCGGCAGGGACTGAGGATTACATTCATATAAGAATCCAGCAACGGAACGGCAGAAAGACACTGACTACTGTCCAGGGCATTGCAGATGATTATGACAAAAAGAAACTTGTGAAAGCTTTCAAAAAG AAATTCGCCTGTAATGGTACTGTGATTGAACATCCTGAATACGGAGAGGTTATTCAGCTTCAAGGTGaccaaagaaaaaacatttgcCAGTTTCTCTTGGAG GTTGGCATTGTCAAGGAAGAACAGCTTAAGGTTCATGGATTCTAA